A single window of Plasmodium malariae genome assembly, chromosome: 8 DNA harbors:
- the IscA2 gene encoding iron-sulfur assembly protein, putative produces the protein MCTINIRLFWFYNVRKYFYNVHKIKNLNNRLNGSSIKEKYLDISNVNVNSNKNEIFENLQKKKIVNEEKSKNKFFTTNGKHVKNMEYILNEFNEFVSIDQYEKRREKQNTMKCMEGGTKKSEAKREEKNKEKLNHKKDKTNVSEEEDDESKLDKLLKKRNVKKDIVTITDKAKYEIKKIIEDNNKENKNENYVLKLFFITKGCNGLTHSFNFINKDDIHKNDEIIYDDTKKKNILLVIDSNCILYVINTTLDYYKDDLTEKFIFTNPNITSVCPCGTSFHFSKKEVDKLE, from the coding sequence ATGTGTACTATAAACATTAGGCTATTTTGGTTTTACAATGtacgaaaatatttttataatgtacataaaataaagaatttgAACAACAGGCTAAATGGTAGTAgcataaaggaaaaatatctTGATATTTCAAATGTGAATGTAAATAgcaataaaaatgaaatatttgaaaatctgcaaaaaaaaaaaattgttaatgAAGAGAAGtccaaaaataaattctttacAACAAATGGGAAGcatgttaaaaatatggagtatattttaaatgagtTTAACGAGTTCGTTTCGATCGATCAGTATGAAAAAAGGagggaaaaacaaaacacTATGAAATGCATGGAAGGAGGGACTAAAAAATCGGAAGCAAAAagggaagaaaaaaacaaagagaAATTAAACcataaaaaggataaaacaAACGTAAGTGAAGAAGAAGATGACGAATCAAAATtggataaattattaaaaaaaagaaacgttaaaaaagatatagtaacaataacagATAAAGCTAAATATGAgattaagaaaattatagaagataataacaaagaaaataaaaatgaaaattatgttttaaaattattttttataactaaAGGTTGTAATGGATTAACtcattcttttaattttattaacaaggatgacattcataaaaatgatgaaattatttatgatgatacaaaaaaaaaaaacattctCCTAGTAATTGACAGCAATTGTATTCTTTATGTTATTAACACAACACTCGATTATTATAAAGATGACTTAactgaaaaatttattttcacaaATCCGAATATAACATCAGTTTGTCCCTGCGGAACGAGCTTTcacttttcaaaaaaagagGTAGATAAATTGGAGTaa
- the PmUG01_08033700 gene encoding regulator of initiation factor 2 (eIF2), putative — METSINKDKRRSQSKNDDKGRKKNSGSCLRYQFDEDVILLNTFVYLYLMTNFGKIELLLNSYKIKDSHLGDLKNKIYALFKNVNMLIIPKQSYENKNGSMKRNTKTHNECSRRNDIQFTDEMYDAQRRILNINLNEISSNGNKSNKSNRSGKNHGSSRCDRNSLVYSHTNRNDQDLFFTAYENNNEVKKSLYENVQAIYLDAFLLVNTNDESVDYSYNLINVKIKICMQNKGSVKINSSECTLIDKGWNYDISTIVTNNKEKQEEKRAKRGSKLKIVFKVNDGGTVIDKDNSYNDATDTSDTSDISDISDISNTSNTSNTSDVDDIVDSSESTNDSANERSSRSVIGSDNNRKDGIHHVSKGCNIITEEQKKAFLEHFIDIIQMHSFNKNKKLEETMKHIYSKLFNTQVLDSSDYHIPNTIKQINDFFFYLYEPDFYNMSIQKRNKICYKQLYDQYNKIMIKSKTVKLNNEIIKYLLSDYIFLPKYVQRNKFKNVDENMYSSFSSYSDSLSSDGIIRKVKETAVEMDLNEYNMNSNHKQPSKQHGEGNGTICSNQPNIKCEGKVNRDTSEHKPDEDPSDNCHIRSTEREKEEEKEEKGDGKGEVKYGGKDEVKDDGKDEVKDDGKDEVKDDGKDEVKDDGKDEVKDDGKRNIKDDGNDLHDSENEKRNDKLERKKMNSLFCNTQFRRILEKIKNKIEELNNSVFLRVNYKNLKKGSFVNNFNLEVNTLYDALLMLKSCTSVYKILKENKNKDIYLILSKYVNINICFLFEVYVYNKRIIAVTQKNLNYYFNFLNEADVIIDTLNIIKSFYDKNLKNSFAYDHYIFQLYIHTFKKNNKKKKVILINAKNWLYKNKHTTFTNKFLKNYIYTGNKGTQINDQAYAEKGIYKFCIPSSNLSSKKGKGKEELKNADIHETSGNSSSKYVHDNSFYFYDNMLYYCIVKNDSICKKNANIYPKDLNYIRDGEIDIDNLMETIKKENNIQ; from the exons atggaaacatcgattaataaagataaaaggAGGAGTCAATCTAAAAATGACGataaaggaagaaaaaaaaatagtggTTCTTGTTTAAGATATCAATTTGATGAAGATGTAATTCTATTAAAtacatttgtttatttatatttgatgACGAATTTTGGAAAAATTGAGCTGTTGTTAAATTcgtacaaaataaaagattcACATTTGGGcgacttaaaaaataaaatttatgccctctttaaaaatgtaaacatgCTAATAATTCCAAAACAGagttatgaaaataaaaatggttCAATGAAAAGGAATACTAAAACGCATAATGAATGTAGCAGAAGGAACGACATACAGTTTACGGATGAAATGTATGATGCTCAGAGGAGAATACtaaacataaatttaaaCGAAATATCTTCAAATGGAAACAAGagtaataaaagtaataggAGTGGTAAAAATCATGGAAGTAGCAGATGCGATAGAAATAGTTTAGTCTATTCTCATACAAATCGAAATGACCaggatttattttttaccgcgtatgaaaataataacgAAGTGAAGAAGTCTTTATATGAGAATGTGCAAGCTATATACCTTGATGCATTTTTACTAGTAAATACAAACGATGAAAGTGTAGATTAtagttataatttaataaatgtaaaaataaaaatatgcatgcAGAACAAAGGATCTGTTAAGATAAATTCTTCTGAATGTACACTCATTGATAAGGGATGGAATTACGATATAAGTACAATTGTTACaaataataaggaaaagCAAGAGGAAAAAAGAGCGAAAAGGGGCAGCAAActaaaaattgtatttaaaGTTAACGATGGTGGTACTGTCATTGATAAAGATAACAGTTATAACGATGCTACTGATACTAGCGATACTAGCGATATTAGCGATATTAGCGATATTAGCAATACTAGCAATACTAGCAATACTAGCGATGTTGACGATATTGTCGACAGTAGTGAGAGCACTAATGACAGTGCTAATGAAAGAAGTAGTCGTAGTGTTATTGGTAGCGATAACAATCGTAAAGATGGAATCCATCATGTTAGTAAAGGATGTAACATAATAACGGAAGAACAAAAGAAGGCATTCCTAGAGCATTTTATTGACATTATACAGATGCactcatttaataaaaacaaaaaacttGAAGAAACGatgaaacatatttatagtaAACTATTCAACACACAGGTATTAGACTCGTCTGATTATCATATACCTAATACAATTAAACAgataaatgatttttttttttatttatatgaacctgatttttataatatgtcTATTCAGAAGAGGaacaaaatatgttataaacAGTTATATGAtcagtataataaaattatgataaaatcaaaaacggttaaattaaacaatgaaataataaaatatttactaagtgattatatattcttaccAAAGTATGTACAAAGAAATAAGTTTAAAAATGTAGACGAAAACATGTACTCTTCCTTTTCCTCTTATTCTGATTCATTATCATCGGATGGAATTATTAGAAAAGTGAAGGAGACTGCAGTTGAAATGGATTTGAACgaatataatatgaatagtAACCACAAGCAACCAAGTAAACAGCATGGAGAGGGGAATGGAACTATATGCAGCAATCAACCAAATATTAAGTGCGAAGGAAAAGTTAATAGAGATACCTCTGAGCATAAACCGGACGAAGATCCATCCGACAACTGCCACATACGCAGCACAGAAAGGGAGAAGGAAGAGGAAAAGGAGGAAAAAGGAGATGGAAAGGGAGAGGTAAAATATGGTGGAAAGGACGAAGTAAAAGATGATGGGAAGGACGAAGTAAAAGATGATGGGAAGGACGAAGTAAAAGATGATGGGAAGGACGAAGTAAAAGATGATGGGAAGGACGAAGTAAAAGATGATGGGAagagaaatataaaagacGATGGAAACGATTTACACGATAGCGAAAACGAAAAGCGAAATGACAAACtcgaaagaaaaaaaatgaacagtTTATTTTGCAATACACAGTTTCGAagaattttagaaaaaataaagaataaaatagaagaacTAAATAATAGTGTTTTTTTGAGAGtaaattataagaatttaaaaaaaggctcatttgtaaataattttaatttagaagttaatacattatatgaTGCATTACTAATGCTAAAAAGTTGTACAAGTGtgtacaaaatattaaaagaaaataaaaacaaggatatatatctaattttatcgaaatatgtaaatattaacatttgtTTCTTGTTTGaagtatatgtttataataaaCGAATAATAGCTGTTACgcagaaaaatttaaattattattttaattttcttaatgAAGCGGATGTTATAATAGACACcttgaatattataaaatcattttatgataaaaatttgaagAACTCATTCGCTTAtgatcattatatatttcagctttatatacatacttttaaaaaaaataataaaaaaaaaaaagttattttaataaatgcaaaaaattggctatataaaaacaaacatACTACGTTTACAAacaaatttttgaaaaattatatttacacaGGGAATAAGGGCACACAAATAAATGATCAAGCTTATGCGGAAAAAGGAATCTACAAATTTTGTATTCCCTCTTCCAATTTAAGttcaaaaaaaggaaaaggaaaagaggAACTGAAAAATGCGGACATTCACGAGACTAGTGGCAATAGTAGCAGCAAATACGTGCATGACaatagtttttatttttatgataacATGTTATATTACTGTATTGTGAAAAATGACTCgatttgcaaaaaaaacGCAAACATATATCCTAAg gACTTAAACTATATTAGAGATGGAGAAATAGACATCGACAATTTGATggaaacaataaaaaaagaaaacaacattcagtaa